The Arthrobacter russicus genome has a segment encoding these proteins:
- a CDS encoding dihydrolipoamide acetyltransferase family protein, with protein MGGRAVSAALAKQQVFLLPDLGEGLTEAELVRWLVSVGDNLVVDQPIAEVETAKSLVEIPSPFAGVVAVLHGEAGQLMDVGKPFLTVDGPDAADPHEGYREEERAGSGNVLIGYGTSGHTASGRSRPRKAAAASVPGGAAAAANTPAANAPAANTGVAPLVISPLVRKLARESGISLHGVTGSGPGGLILRKDIVALGAAITSADPAALPGIDPRSGLSVVSRTPLTGVRKAIAANLSRSRSEIPEATVWVEVDATALVEMRAALKQTDPANTPGLLAFIARFVLAGLAKFPELNTRIDDGALLAVDGVNLGFAAQTDRGLVVPSIRAAELLSAREIDVELRRLTELARAGKASPAELSRGTFTLNNYGVFGVDGSAAIINYPESAILGVGRIIDKPWVVQGELAVRKVTELTLVFDHRVCDGGTAGGFLRYVADAMENPATVLADL; from the coding sequence ATGGGAGGACGCGCTGTGAGCGCCGCGCTGGCCAAGCAACAAGTCTTCCTGCTGCCGGATTTGGGTGAGGGGCTGACCGAGGCGGAGCTGGTCCGTTGGCTGGTTTCAGTGGGCGACAACCTGGTGGTCGACCAGCCGATCGCCGAGGTGGAGACCGCCAAATCACTGGTCGAGATCCCTTCCCCGTTCGCCGGGGTCGTAGCGGTGCTGCACGGCGAAGCCGGCCAGCTGATGGATGTGGGCAAACCGTTCCTCACGGTGGACGGCCCGGACGCGGCGGACCCGCATGAGGGATATCGCGAGGAGGAGCGCGCCGGCAGCGGAAACGTGCTCATCGGTTACGGCACCAGCGGGCATACTGCGAGCGGACGTTCCCGGCCGCGCAAGGCGGCAGCGGCAAGTGTACCGGGGGGAGCTGCGGCGGCTGCCAACACACCGGCCGCCAACGCACCGGCTGCCAATACTGGGGTTGCACCGCTGGTGATTTCGCCGTTGGTGCGCAAACTGGCCCGGGAATCCGGCATTTCCTTGCACGGTGTCACAGGTTCCGGCCCGGGCGGGCTGATCTTGCGCAAAGACATCGTGGCGCTCGGTGCCGCGATCACGTCCGCAGACCCGGCGGCGCTGCCCGGGATCGACCCGAGGTCAGGGCTCTCGGTGGTTTCCCGGACTCCGCTGACCGGGGTCCGCAAGGCCATCGCGGCCAATCTGAGCCGCAGCCGGAGCGAAATCCCGGAAGCCACGGTCTGGGTCGAGGTGGATGCGACTGCACTTGTGGAGATGCGGGCCGCGCTGAAGCAGACCGACCCGGCGAACACCCCGGGGCTGTTGGCCTTCATCGCCCGCTTCGTGCTCGCCGGTCTGGCGAAGTTCCCGGAGTTGAACACCCGGATCGACGACGGCGCCCTGCTCGCTGTGGACGGGGTCAACTTGGGCTTCGCCGCGCAGACCGACCGTGGACTGGTGGTGCCTTCGATCCGGGCCGCGGAACTGCTCAGCGCCCGGGAAATCGACGTGGAGCTCCGTCGGCTGACGGAGCTGGCCCGGGCCGGGAAAGCTTCGCCGGCTGAGTTGAGCCGGGGCACCTTCACCCTGAACAACTACGGGGTGTTCGGGGTGGACGGTTCGGCGGCGATCATCAACTACCCGGAATCGGCGATCCTGGGCGTGGGCCGGATCATCGACAAACCGTGGGTGGTCCAGGGCGAACTCGCGGTGCGGAAAGTCACCGAACTGACCCTGGTCTTCGACCACCGGGTCTGCGACGGCGGCACAGCCGGTGGATTCCTGCGCTATGTGGCCGACGCGATGGAGAACCCAGCCACGGTCCTTGCCGATCTTTAG
- the paaC gene encoding 1,2-phenylacetyl-CoA epoxidase subunit PaaC: protein MTSESATRITPGNALRPEDIADAGAKPSEAVAEYALRLGDDGLVLAQRLGWWISRAPELEEDVALGNIALDELGHARSFLSYAAGAFSRPDGTPQTEDDLAYWRGETEFRCAQLFEQPNGDFARTIARQLVVSVFQFELYSRLQHSSDATLAAIAAKAVKEVDYHRDHASQWVLRLALGTEESRRRMLHGLALTWPYVAELFDEDELYLTLGNVADGGVAVPPSSFRAEFDAFIDSVFTEAELEVPQTPRVSGGGRRGQHSEHLGYLLAEMQVLAREHPGAGW, encoded by the coding sequence GTGACTTCAGAATCAGCCACCAGAATTACGCCGGGTAATGCGCTCCGCCCGGAAGATATTGCCGACGCCGGCGCGAAGCCCAGCGAAGCCGTCGCCGAATATGCGCTGCGGCTTGGCGACGACGGTCTGGTGCTGGCGCAGCGGCTGGGCTGGTGGATATCTCGCGCGCCCGAGCTGGAAGAAGATGTGGCGCTCGGCAATATTGCTTTGGACGAATTAGGCCATGCCCGCTCTTTTCTAAGCTATGCCGCTGGTGCATTCAGCCGCCCGGACGGCACACCGCAGACCGAAGACGATCTGGCCTATTGGCGCGGCGAAACCGAGTTCCGCTGTGCGCAGCTTTTCGAGCAACCCAATGGAGATTTTGCCCGGACTATTGCCCGTCAGCTGGTCGTCTCGGTCTTCCAATTTGAGCTGTACTCCCGGCTGCAACACTCTAGCGACGCCACCTTGGCGGCGATTGCCGCTAAGGCAGTCAAAGAGGTCGACTATCACCGCGACCACGCTAGCCAATGGGTGCTCCGGCTCGCGCTCGGCACCGAGGAATCCCGGCGTCGAATGCTGCATGGTTTGGCGCTGACCTGGCCTTATGTTGCAGAACTCTTCGACGAAGACGAGCTGTATCTGACGCTCGGCAATGTTGCCGACGGCGGTGTGGCAGTTCCGCCGTCGTCGTTCCGCGCTGAGTTCGATGCCTTCATTGACTCGGTGTTCACCGAAGCTGAGCTCGAAGTGCCGCAAACTCCGCGGGTGAGCGGCGGCGGCAGACGTGGACAACACAGCGAACACCTTGGTTACCTTTTGGCCGAGATGCAGGTGTTGGCGCGCGAGCATCCGGGGGCCGGCTGGTGA
- the pdhA gene encoding pyruvate dehydrogenase (acetyl-transferring) E1 component subunit alpha, producing the protein MTISAEQENRVRQTFGISVEDYMLPAHEQIQMVDPQGRRAEPGVRQAGHEYPVPDDAALLEAYAQLVIGRRFNDQNSALVRQGRMAVYPSSHGQEACQVAAALCLDDGDWLFPTYRDAVAVMSRGVDPVEAMTLFRGDWHGGYDPMAYRVGIQCTPLTTQLLHAVGVAHAAKLRGENTVVMALCGDGATSEGDFHEALNFAAVFQLPVIFFVQNNKYAISVPLAQQSVAPSLAHKAVGYGMAGEHVDGNDVVALLAVLKRAVALAKSGSGPLLVEANTYRIQSHTNADDATRYRQDSEVAEWLAKDPLTRMQAFLRSEGLLDDDADAEIAARAEAIATRLRDGMNAEPEVDPQDLFRFLYTEPNPQLDEQSAQLAEELRREGSAS; encoded by the coding sequence ATGACGATCTCCGCAGAGCAAGAAAACCGGGTGCGCCAAACCTTCGGCATCAGCGTCGAGGACTATATGCTGCCGGCGCACGAGCAGATCCAGATGGTGGATCCGCAGGGCCGCCGGGCGGAGCCGGGAGTGCGGCAAGCCGGCCACGAATACCCGGTCCCCGATGACGCAGCACTGCTGGAGGCATATGCCCAGCTGGTCATCGGCCGCCGGTTCAACGATCAGAACTCGGCTTTGGTCCGGCAGGGCCGGATGGCGGTCTACCCGTCGAGCCACGGCCAGGAAGCCTGCCAAGTCGCCGCGGCACTCTGCCTCGACGATGGCGATTGGCTGTTCCCGACCTACCGGGACGCGGTCGCGGTGATGAGCCGCGGGGTGGATCCGGTCGAAGCGATGACGCTGTTCCGCGGTGATTGGCACGGCGGCTACGATCCGATGGCGTACCGGGTCGGCATCCAGTGCACCCCGCTGACCACGCAGTTGCTGCACGCCGTCGGGGTGGCGCATGCGGCGAAACTGCGCGGCGAGAATACCGTGGTGATGGCCCTGTGCGGCGATGGCGCCACGAGCGAGGGTGATTTCCATGAGGCGCTGAACTTCGCCGCAGTCTTCCAGCTGCCGGTGATCTTCTTCGTGCAGAACAACAAGTACGCGATCTCGGTCCCGCTGGCGCAGCAATCGGTGGCGCCGTCCCTGGCGCACAAAGCCGTCGGCTACGGAATGGCCGGCGAACATGTCGACGGCAACGACGTGGTTGCGCTGTTGGCCGTGCTCAAGCGTGCGGTGGCGCTGGCGAAGTCCGGATCCGGGCCGCTGCTGGTGGAAGCAAACACCTATCGGATCCAGTCGCATACCAACGCCGACGACGCCACCCGGTACCGGCAGGACAGCGAGGTCGCCGAGTGGTTGGCGAAAGACCCGCTGACCAGGATGCAGGCCTTCCTGCGTTCCGAGGGCCTGCTCGACGACGACGCGGACGCCGAAATCGCGGCGCGCGCCGAAGCGATCGCCACGCGGTTGCGGGACGGGATGAACGCCGAGCCGGAAGTCGACCCGCAGGACCTTTTCCGGTTCCTCTACACCGAGCCCAACCCGCAGCTCGACGAACAGTCGGCCCAACTGGCCGAAGAACTCCGACGCGAGGGGAGCGCCTCATGA
- a CDS encoding GNAT family N-acetyltransferase, with amino-acid sequence MTTVALDPVDRATAERVLQDAPLPQDRWAADYPWPDELDAMRMFLAQPSPEPAAFGVYAIRDSSGLAVGGIGFYGPPDDDGAVTIGYNVVPSARGAGRASAAVAQLLEIAAAHGARRVQAVTDLDNTASQTVLLKNGFRELRRDDVQAYFECLTA; translated from the coding sequence ATGACCACCGTGGCCCTGGACCCCGTTGACCGCGCGACCGCGGAGCGAGTTCTGCAGGATGCCCCGCTTCCGCAGGACCGTTGGGCTGCCGACTACCCATGGCCGGACGAACTCGATGCGATGCGGATGTTCCTGGCCCAGCCGTCGCCGGAGCCGGCTGCGTTCGGGGTGTATGCCATCCGCGATTCCAGCGGCCTGGCCGTGGGCGGGATCGGGTTTTACGGCCCGCCCGACGACGACGGCGCGGTCACCATCGGGTACAACGTGGTCCCGTCAGCCCGGGGCGCGGGTCGGGCAAGTGCTGCGGTGGCACAGCTGCTGGAAATCGCGGCGGCCCACGGCGCACGACGAGTCCAGGCCGTCACCGATCTGGACAACACCGCATCGCAGACGGTGCTGCTGAAAAACGGTTTCCGCGAGCTGCGCCGGGACGACGTCCAGGCTTACTTCGAATGCCTCACGGCGTGA
- a CDS encoding enoyl-CoA hydratase/isomerase family protein has translation MIELTIADGVAEVVLNAPQKLNAMDGRAFLDLRAAVDEAAAGGAAKVLLLRGEGRAFCAGRDLGGVDIENDNALAFLEERIVPAMQAIMAFPGPSFAAAQGASLGAGLGLLIAADVVYLAEDAKIGSPFANLGMVLDSGGHWLFTERLGTHRTLDLVYTADLISGAEAVRSGLFSRAFPAEALLDETRKIVARVARGPINAYQDGKKLVAAIRDQRLGFWDALDLENKVQGAIVSTDNYKEGMAAFLEKRRPNFS, from the coding sequence ATGATCGAACTGACGATTGCCGACGGGGTCGCCGAGGTGGTGCTGAACGCGCCGCAGAAACTCAACGCCATGGACGGGCGGGCCTTTCTGGATCTGCGCGCCGCAGTCGATGAAGCAGCAGCCGGTGGCGCTGCAAAAGTGCTGTTGCTGCGCGGCGAGGGGCGGGCGTTCTGCGCCGGCCGCGATTTGGGCGGCGTGGACATTGAGAATGACAATGCCTTGGCCTTCCTCGAAGAGCGCATCGTGCCGGCGATGCAAGCTATCATGGCCTTCCCGGGGCCGAGCTTCGCCGCGGCGCAAGGCGCTTCGCTGGGCGCCGGACTCGGTTTGCTGATTGCCGCCGACGTCGTCTATCTCGCCGAGGACGCGAAGATCGGCTCGCCGTTCGCGAACCTCGGCATGGTCCTGGACTCCGGCGGGCATTGGCTGTTCACCGAACGCCTGGGCACACATCGGACTCTGGACCTGGTCTATACCGCGGATTTGATCAGTGGTGCCGAAGCGGTGCGCTCCGGTCTGTTCAGCCGGGCCTTTCCGGCGGAGGCGCTGCTGGACGAAACCCGCAAGATCGTGGCCCGGGTGGCCCGCGGCCCGATCAACGCCTACCAGGACGGCAAGAAACTGGTAGCTGCGATCCGGGACCAACGACTGGGTTTCTGGGACGCTTTGGACCTGGAGAACAAAGTGCAGGGCGCCATCGTCAGCACGGACAATTACAAAGAGGGCATGGCCGCGTTCTTGGAAAAGCGCCGGCCGAATTTCAGCTAG
- a CDS encoding alpha-ketoacid dehydrogenase subunit beta codes for MTAAPIPGSPAQTEQAAPVTFAKALNRALADSMEQDPSVLMFGEDVGTLGGVFRITDGLTARFGEQRCFDTPLAESGIVGMAVGMAMNGMRPVVEMQFDAFAYPAFQQVVSHVAKMANRTRGSVRLPMVIRIPYAGGIGGVEHHCDSSEAYYVHTPGLTVLTPSTVADAYTMLRDAIASDDPIVFMEPKKLYFAKDLVDLDALAARWPEAAKQSIGRAVVAREGSDATLIAYGPSVAAALTAADIAAGEGRSLEVIDVRSLSPFDDETVCASVRKTGRAVVVAEAPGFASMAAEIVARVQERCFHSLAAPVRRVTGFDVPYPAPKLENFFLPGPDRILDAVDELQWEDAL; via the coding sequence ATGACCGCCGCGCCGATTCCGGGCAGCCCGGCCCAGACCGAGCAGGCCGCTCCAGTCACCTTTGCCAAAGCACTCAACCGGGCGCTCGCCGACTCGATGGAACAGGACCCGTCGGTGCTGATGTTCGGCGAGGACGTGGGCACTCTGGGCGGGGTGTTCCGGATCACCGACGGGCTCACCGCCCGGTTCGGCGAGCAGCGTTGCTTCGACACCCCGTTGGCCGAGTCCGGAATCGTCGGCATGGCGGTCGGCATGGCGATGAACGGGATGCGCCCGGTGGTCGAAATGCAATTCGACGCCTTCGCTTACCCGGCCTTCCAACAGGTGGTCAGCCATGTGGCCAAAATGGCGAACCGGACCCGAGGTTCGGTCCGCCTGCCGATGGTGATCCGGATTCCCTATGCCGGCGGGATCGGCGGTGTAGAGCACCATTGCGATTCTTCCGAGGCCTACTACGTGCACACCCCGGGACTTACCGTGCTCACACCGTCGACGGTCGCCGACGCCTACACGATGCTGCGCGATGCCATCGCCTCGGATGATCCGATTGTCTTCATGGAGCCCAAAAAGCTCTACTTCGCCAAAGACCTGGTGGATTTGGACGCTTTGGCCGCGCGGTGGCCGGAAGCAGCGAAACAGAGCATCGGCCGGGCCGTGGTGGCCCGGGAAGGCAGCGACGCCACGCTGATCGCCTACGGGCCTTCGGTGGCCGCCGCATTGACCGCGGCCGACATCGCCGCGGGCGAAGGCCGCTCGCTCGAAGTGATCGATGTCCGTTCACTGTCGCCCTTCGACGATGAGACGGTATGCGCCTCGGTACGCAAAACCGGTCGTGCCGTGGTGGTCGCCGAAGCCCCGGGATTCGCCTCCATGGCGGCCGAGATCGTGGCCCGGGTCCAAGAGCGTTGTTTCCATTCCTTGGCGGCTCCGGTGCGCCGGGTCACCGGGTTCGACGTGCCGTACCCGGCGCCGAAACTGGAGAACTTCTTCCTGCCCGGGCCGGACCGGATTCTCGACGCGGTCGACGAGTTGCAATGGGAGGACGCGCTGTGA
- the paaA gene encoding 1,2-phenylacetyl-CoA epoxidase subunit PaaA yields the protein MAQTLESVPTDAADLAGQAAFDRVIAADSRIEPRDWMPEAYRKTLVRQISQHAHSEIIGMQPEANWISRAPSLKRKAILMAKVQDEAGHGLYLYSAAETLGTPRQKMTEDLIAGKARYSSIFNYPTLSWADVGAIGWLVDGAAICNQVPLCRASYGPYGRAMVRVCKEESFHQRQGFEILLELANGTPAQKQMAQHAVNRWYAPSLMMFGPPDDDSPNSIQSMAWNIKRFSNDELRQRFVGMMVEQVEVLGLTLPDDQIRFNDETNKWEHGPLDWDEFKEVLAGRGPCNSQRLERRREAHEDGAWVREAAAAYAARKHAEQEGVA from the coding sequence ATGGCGCAGACCTTGGAATCGGTACCCACCGATGCCGCCGACCTCGCCGGCCAAGCCGCCTTCGACCGCGTGATCGCGGCCGATTCGCGGATCGAGCCGCGCGACTGGATGCCGGAGGCCTACCGCAAAACCCTGGTCCGGCAGATCTCACAGCACGCGCACTCGGAGATCATCGGCATGCAGCCCGAGGCCAACTGGATTTCCCGGGCGCCCAGCCTCAAACGCAAAGCCATTCTGATGGCCAAGGTCCAAGACGAGGCCGGTCACGGCCTGTACCTGTACTCGGCGGCTGAGACGCTAGGCACCCCGCGGCAGAAAATGACCGAAGACCTCATCGCGGGCAAGGCACGCTATTCCTCGATTTTCAATTACCCCACGCTGAGCTGGGCCGACGTCGGCGCGATCGGTTGGCTGGTCGACGGCGCCGCGATCTGCAACCAGGTGCCGCTGTGCCGCGCGTCTTACGGCCCCTACGGCCGGGCGATGGTCCGGGTCTGCAAAGAAGAGTCGTTCCACCAGCGCCAGGGCTTCGAGATTCTGCTGGAATTGGCCAACGGCACGCCTGCACAAAAGCAGATGGCGCAGCACGCGGTGAATCGTTGGTACGCGCCGTCGTTGATGATGTTCGGCCCGCCGGACGATGATTCGCCGAACTCGATCCAATCGATGGCGTGGAACATCAAGCGGTTCTCCAATGACGAACTGCGTCAGCGCTTCGTCGGCATGATGGTGGAGCAGGTCGAAGTACTTGGTTTGACGCTGCCGGATGATCAGATTCGCTTCAATGACGAGACCAATAAGTGGGAACACGGCCCACTGGATTGGGACGAGTTCAAAGAAGTTCTGGCTGGTCGGGGTCCGTGCAATTCTCAGCGCCTGGAGCGTCGTCGGGAAGCGCATGAAGACGGTGCCTGGGTACGCGAAGCTGCTGCCGCTTACGCCGCGCGCAAGCACGCTGAGCAAGAAGGAGTTGCCTGA
- the paaD gene encoding 1,2-phenylacetyl-CoA epoxidase subunit PaaD gives MKTLNRELPAQEDLWDIAARINDPEIPVLSIAELGILRAVEAAEHGVKVTITPTYSGCPAMDAIRTDLISEFRKEGLAAQVELVLAPAWTTDWMSESGKAKLAEYGIAPPTGRSGVGSQSGPVRLNLAVKCPQCDSLDTRELTRFGSTSCKALYQCQECREPFDYFKVH, from the coding sequence GTGAAAACCCTGAATCGAGAACTGCCGGCTCAAGAAGACCTTTGGGACATTGCCGCTCGGATCAACGATCCGGAGATCCCAGTACTCAGCATTGCCGAGCTGGGCATCCTGCGCGCGGTTGAAGCAGCTGAGCACGGGGTAAAGGTGACGATTACGCCCACCTACTCGGGCTGCCCGGCAATGGATGCGATCCGTACCGACTTGATCAGCGAGTTCCGCAAGGAAGGACTTGCCGCGCAGGTCGAGTTGGTACTGGCACCGGCTTGGACCACGGATTGGATGAGCGAATCCGGCAAGGCGAAACTGGCTGAGTACGGCATCGCGCCGCCGACCGGCCGGTCCGGAGTCGGCAGCCAGAGCGGTCCGGTCCGGCTCAACCTGGCGGTCAAATGCCCGCAGTGCGATTCACTGGACACCAGGGAACTCACCCGTTTCGGCTCCACCTCCTGCAAAGCGCTGTACCAATGCCAGGAATGCCGGGAACCCTTCGACTACTTCAAGGTGCACTGA
- the paaE gene encoding 1,2-phenylacetyl-CoA epoxidase subunit PaaE — translation MAVVRKPANRRASFHALNVKEVRRLTADAIEVAFDVPPQLSGQFDYLPGQYVALRTELPDGSGAPKELRRSYSICAEPRTFADGSSEIRVAIKKDLGGVFSTWANSELAVGDSLDVMSPMGAFTSKHHNVLTDLNRPEELAGSLAAGSFVAIAAGSGITPVIAIARTLLAADPRNRFDLVYANKAAMDVMFLEELADLKDRYPARFALHHVLSREQRIAPVLSGRIDAEKLQSILGSVLPVDQVDEWFLCGPFELVQLCRDTLAERGVPAEKIRFELFTTGRPEQPEGQIGRPVVVDDSDDSFDITFTLDGLKGSVKSPTHARESILNAALRVRPDVPFACAGGVCGTCRAKVVDGTVEMVENYALEPDELAKGYVLTCQAHPTSESVTVDYDV, via the coding sequence ATGGCGGTTGTCCGCAAACCGGCGAACCGCCGGGCCAGTTTCCACGCGCTCAACGTCAAGGAAGTCCGCCGGCTCACCGCGGACGCCATCGAGGTGGCTTTCGACGTGCCGCCGCAGTTGTCCGGCCAATTCGACTACCTGCCGGGCCAGTATGTGGCTTTGCGAACCGAGCTCCCGGACGGTTCCGGCGCACCGAAAGAGCTGCGCCGCAGCTACTCGATCTGCGCTGAGCCGCGGACTTTCGCAGACGGCAGCAGCGAGATCCGGGTGGCGATCAAAAAGGATCTGGGCGGGGTGTTCTCCACCTGGGCCAACTCCGAACTCGCCGTAGGCGACAGTCTGGACGTGATGAGTCCGATGGGCGCGTTCACTTCGAAGCACCACAATGTGCTCACCGATCTGAACCGGCCCGAAGAACTCGCCGGGAGCCTCGCGGCCGGATCCTTCGTCGCGATTGCCGCAGGTTCCGGAATCACCCCGGTGATCGCGATCGCCCGCACGTTGTTGGCCGCGGATCCGCGGAACCGGTTCGACTTGGTCTACGCGAACAAGGCCGCCATGGACGTGATGTTTTTGGAGGAACTCGCGGATTTGAAGGACCGCTACCCGGCACGGTTCGCCTTGCACCACGTGCTTTCCCGCGAACAGCGGATCGCCCCGGTGCTCTCCGGCCGGATCGATGCCGAGAAGCTGCAGAGCATCCTCGGGTCAGTGCTGCCCGTGGACCAAGTGGATGAATGGTTCCTCTGCGGCCCTTTCGAATTGGTGCAGCTCTGCCGGGACACCCTGGCCGAACGCGGTGTGCCCGCGGAGAAAATCCGCTTCGAGCTGTTCACCACCGGTCGGCCGGAGCAGCCCGAGGGGCAGATCGGCCGGCCGGTCGTCGTGGACGATTCCGATGACAGCTTCGACATCACCTTCACCCTGGACGGGCTCAAGGGCTCGGTCAAAAGTCCGACGCACGCCCGGGAGTCGATTCTCAATGCGGCATTGCGGGTGCGCCCGGATGTGCCCTTCGCCTGCGCCGGCGGTGTTTGCGGAACCTGCCGGGCGAAAGTGGTCGACGGAACCGTGGAGATGGTGGAAAACTATGCCCTTGAGCCCGACGAATTGGCCAAGGGGTACGTCCTGACCTGCCAGGCGCACCCGACGTCGGAATCGGTCACCGTCGACTATGACGTCTAA
- the paaB gene encoding 1,2-phenylacetyl-CoA epoxidase subunit PaaB translates to MSEAQNQPWPLWEVFVRSSRGLSHVHAGSLHAPDASMALRNARDLYTRRNEGVSVWVVPAEAISTSDPDSKGAFFESPQGKDYRHATYYTKSEGVKHL, encoded by the coding sequence ATGTCTGAAGCGCAGAATCAGCCTTGGCCGCTGTGGGAAGTGTTCGTCCGATCTTCCCGCGGACTTTCGCACGTGCACGCTGGATCCCTGCACGCGCCAGATGCCTCGATGGCGTTGCGGAATGCTCGCGATCTGTACACCCGCCGCAATGAAGGCGTCTCGGTCTGGGTGGTGCCTGCGGAAGCCATTTCCACCTCGGACCCGGATTCTAAGGGTGCGTTCTTCGAATCACCGCAGGGCAAGGACTACCGGCACGCCACGTATTACACGAAGAGCGAAGGCGTGAAACACCTGTGA
- a CDS encoding Lrp/AsnC family transcriptional regulator, with product MTQLTTDSLDDVDRRILAELTQDGRISITALAEKIHISRAHAYHRVTQLTERGVLTKFAAVIDPIKAGLKSSAYVTLKVKQHSWRELRESLKAVDEVHHIALVGGDFDVILLVRTVDNEHLRRLVFDRLQSMPGVLDTQTSLIFDDVDAR from the coding sequence GTGACCCAGCTTACAACCGACTCCCTGGACGATGTGGATCGCCGGATCTTGGCCGAGTTGACCCAAGACGGCCGGATCTCGATCACCGCATTGGCGGAAAAGATCCATATCAGCCGGGCGCACGCCTACCACCGGGTGACCCAGCTGACCGAGCGCGGCGTGCTGACCAAATTCGCCGCCGTGATCGATCCGATCAAGGCCGGCCTGAAGTCATCGGCCTATGTCACGCTCAAGGTGAAGCAGCATTCCTGGCGGGAATTGCGTGAATCGTTGAAGGCCGTCGACGAAGTGCACCACATCGCGCTGGTGGGTGGTGATTTCGACGTGATCCTCTTGGTCCGCACGGTGGACAATGAACATCTGCGCCGGCTGGTCTTCGACCGGTTGCAATCGATGCCCGGAGTGCTGGACACGCAAACGTCCTTGATTTTCGACGACGTGGATGCCCGCTAG
- a CDS encoding M23 family metallopeptidase, whose amino-acid sequence MKILNRVSAAVVATALLAGGAVISAGPASAAVPLYLPFTAGSTYQVTQYPHLNQGPYNDGAMDLALPSGTPVLASAPGIVREAGQSSIWQEGISVMVDIGNNVCLQYLHLSGVNVSAGQQVSQAQQVGRSGNTGYSSGPHLHWNTVSCSSRQAVGSLNVVEYPGGVRNGQNVTSQNRPAVPNGQPNDTVVFQANTGSLFQVGPAGTSDLRLGVMPGTSPSIAKLANGQNVIAFQANTGSLFTTGAGGTKDWGFGMMAGTSPSVTAVGNDFQISAQANTGSLWTLGAGGTRDLRLGMMKDTSPSITTLANGATVTAFQANTGSLFTTGAGGTKDWGFGMMAGTSPSVTAVGNDFQISAQANTGSLWTLGAGGTRDLRLGMMKDTSPSITTLANGATVTAFQANTGSLFTTGAGGTKDWGFGMMAGTSPSVTAVGNDFKLSAQANTGSLWTLGAGGAGDLRLGMMAGTSPSGGR is encoded by the coding sequence ATGAAGATATTGAACCGGGTTTCGGCGGCAGTTGTCGCCACGGCGTTGCTGGCAGGCGGCGCGGTGATCAGTGCGGGTCCGGCTTCGGCGGCAGTTCCGCTGTACTTGCCGTTCACCGCGGGATCGACTTATCAAGTGACGCAATACCCGCATCTCAACCAGGGGCCGTACAACGACGGCGCGATGGACCTGGCTTTGCCTTCCGGGACTCCGGTACTGGCCTCGGCCCCGGGAATAGTGCGCGAAGCGGGCCAGTCTTCGATTTGGCAAGAAGGCATTTCGGTCATGGTGGACATCGGCAACAATGTCTGTCTGCAGTACCTCCATCTGTCCGGGGTGAATGTTTCAGCGGGCCAGCAGGTGTCCCAGGCCCAGCAGGTGGGCAGGTCGGGAAACACCGGCTACTCGAGCGGGCCGCATCTGCACTGGAACACCGTGAGCTGTTCCAGCCGGCAAGCCGTAGGGTCCCTCAACGTCGTCGAGTACCCGGGTGGAGTCCGGAACGGGCAAAACGTCACCAGCCAGAACCGGCCGGCTGTGCCGAACGGCCAGCCGAATGACACGGTGGTATTCCAGGCTAATACCGGTTCGCTGTTCCAAGTCGGCCCAGCTGGAACTTCCGACCTGAGGTTGGGGGTCATGCCGGGAACCAGCCCGTCGATTGCGAAGCTCGCGAATGGCCAAAACGTGATCGCGTTCCAGGCTAATACCGGTTCGCTGTTCACGACGGGTGCTGGTGGGACGAAGGATTGGGGTTTCGGGATGATGGCCGGGACGAGTCCTTCGGTCACTGCGGTGGGCAACGACTTTCAGATCAGTGCCCAGGCGAACACCGGTTCGCTGTGGACGTTGGGCGCTGGGGGAACCCGTGACCTGCGTCTGGGCATGATGAAGGACACCAGTCCTTCGATTACGACGTTGGCGAATGGCGCGACGGTGACGGCGTTCCAGGCTAATACCGGTTCGCTGTTCACGACGGGTGCTGGTGGGACGAAGGATTGGGGTTTCGGGATGATGGCCGGGACGAGTCCTTCGGTCACTGCGGTGGGCAACGACTTTCAGATCAGTGCCCAGGCGAACACCGGTTCGCTGTGGACGTTGGGCGCTGGGGGAACCCGTGACCTGCGTCTGGGCATGATGAAGGACACCAGTCCTTCGATTACGACGTTGGCGAATGGCGCGACGGTGACGGCGTTCCAGGCTAATACCGGTTCGCTGTTCACGACGGGTGCTGGTGGGACGAAGGATTGGGGTTTCGGGATGATGGCCGGGACGAGTCCTTCGGTCACCGCGGTGGGCAACGACTTCAAGCTCTCCGCCCAAGCTAATACCGGTTCGCTGTGGACGTTGGGCGCTGGCGGTGCGGGCGACCTGCGTCTGGGCATGATGGCCGGCACCAGCCCGTCCGGCGGGCGCTGA